The DNA sequence cccttttctggtattacctgctgtgatattgatggaatatagctaaaagcagcAGAAAACCATCCTCACTCTGTCACTGTTATAGCCATTCTCTTCAGAGGTTACTTCTGTCATAACTTCCTACacaacctctgttctaatacgtcTCTTTCATGGTACGAATGTTCTGGATTCATGATCAGTTGTGGTCAGATTTAGTTGCGCAATTACCAACGCTGTTTCAAAGGTGAGAAGAGATCTCAAAGCCTCAGAAATTTCAGTATGCTTCAGGGAAACTAGAACCCCTTCCCCAGCATGATGTGCGTATGTTTTCTCTAGACAAAACCTGGGCATGAAATGGTGGATCACTGATGTCTACAGCCTCTTTGTTGACAGTGGACAAGTTAGCCATTAAATGTATTAAGTGTCACATCAACAAAGACATCTTGTGGATTGATTCCTGCATTCTCTATTGCGctagtttttgttttttagttaaacatgaaatacagaatatgtCCGCACATTAATCAGCTAACTCTGCCACATTGGATCTAAGTTAATGTAATGTGATCAGATTGGACAGAAGGGAGAAAGGTCGCTGGGGGATCATACAGGAGTGAGGAACTATATCCGTATTGGAACAGATGTTGTGTAGGAAGATACGACAGGACTAACCTCTGTAGGTTGAGACATTGTCAGCATGTTATGATGTCTCCTTACCTTGTTCCATCAAACACTATTGATATGATGTATCCATTAGTTTACAATAGATGCCTGAGAGCCATTGAATGCGATGGGTATGACATATCAATCAGGTGATTATAGATGCCTTGGAGCCATGGTCTTTTTTTCTGACCAGATTGGGAATTATGGTTAATATTGCCCTCCAGTCATGAGCAAGAGAAATACTGTGCTGAGAGACATTAGAGACCGAAGTGATGGCGGGAGTGATAGCACTTGTCAAAATGATGCCATGATATTAGTATGGCTGTGTTAAAGCACCTGTACAACAGTAACGTAAATGTTGAAGATTGAGGGATGGTTTGAATTCCCTACCTGTTACTTTATTCCTCCAGATGGTATGGACATTTATCTGTGCAGGAATTCAGATGGTGAAGTGAAAGATTTGGCAATCATCAATGTGTATGTGCCACGAGTGGACTGTGAGAGAGAAGACAGGAAAGAGTTTAAGCTGCGGTTCCTGACACTGCTTCAGACCAGGGCCGAGGCTCTCCTCACGCAAGGAAGGTATGTGATACTGTTTCAGACGAGACCTCCTTTGTATAAGATACAGTCAAATCTCGTTAATATGACCTCCATTTATCTGACAATCAGCTTTATCCGACACTTGTGTTGGTAACAAATTAACATTGTCTTATTTATTTAGTCCGACACCCAcaacaatttgctgtgcaatAGACGATGATGGATtaatgagacttgactgtacaTTGTTCCATGATCCCAAAATGAGTCACAGGAAGGGTGTATTATTGAATTCTTTCAATGAAGTAACAAAGAATGGCTCTTTGCAAGAAAAGGAAAAATAATTTTTATCAGTGATGGAAGCCAACAAAATCCAGCTGTTTTCAACAGACCATTTTCATGACTCAGCATGTCAGAATTTTCAGATAACATTAAGATTGGTTTGTGTTGTAGTTACGTGATTGTTCTTGGGGACATCAACATCTCCCATCGGATGATTGACCACTGTAACCCAGACAGTGAGGTGAGTTGGGGTTAGACACCAGGTGTtagtttcagcttgttttattGTCTCTGTTTCAACTTATCTCTATGATGATTTGCAGCAATGGTGAAAAGACAGGATTTCTCATAATTGCATttaaattagaaaaaaatcacATCCATCACGAAAAAGTCATCCTCTTTGTAATCATTAAGGATCATATTCTTCCGCTGAAGTGAGGTGTGTTGGGGTGTATTTATTTGGTTATTCAGTTGGGTGCTATGTACGTGAGATATGAGGGATGATATGGAGGTGAAATATGAGGGATGATAGAAATATAATGTATAGGTGAGATATGAGGGGAGGTACAATGGTGAGATATGAGAGTGTGATATATGGATTGAGATACGAAGGGTGACATATAGATGAGATATGAGGGGTGATGTGTAGGTGAGATATGAGGGGTGATACATAGGTGAGATATGTGCGGTGATGTATAGGTGAGATATGAGGGGGTGATACATAGGTGAGATATGAaggtcagtctaagtaaacttatccttagtacttttcgttacactccactactgactCTAACAAaatgggaggtcgcatcaggtaacctttgagactgaccaatcagaacacagcttacaagtgcacattcgcatataccttttgaactttttatctcaaaaaggttcgtacctgaATTATTCTGAATGCTTTTTAGCGTACGCttgcttctgggtgatgcatacggcgtacgtacaaccatgacaatggtgagtaaacagtcgctgaaaacagtgtttttggcaatattcaaggatgttatcttgcggaaatattagctaatggtaaccatgtcaccaGAAACCCcaatgtgtatatactgcaggttaaATAACTGTGATATATGCAGCTTTtagtttgtggagagatctctgtcagtgacctgaatattttgaaagtccctccgatccctaaatagtagccgttgtctgatcagttaaatctgtttaaccgtctcgcatttgattggacggccatttgtcgctcaaaggttacctaacgcaaccttctactaagttttgttagactcagtggtgtagtgtaacgaaatacactgagactaagtttacttgaCTGATATGAAGTTTGATGTATAGGTGAGATATGAGAGGTGATATGTAAGTGAAATGTTAGAGGGCGATGCATTGGTGAGATATGAGGAGTGATATATAGGCAAGATATGAGAGTGTGATATATACATGAGATATGAGGAGTGATGTGTAGGTGAGATATGAGAGTGTGATATATGAGTGAGATATGAGGGGTGATACATAAGTGAGATGTGAGGGGTGATTTGTGAGATATGACATTGTGATATATAGGTGAGCTATGAGAGTGTGATATATAGGTGAGATATGAGGGGtgatgtataggagaaaacatgcctgcgaggttttggtagacaatgcaAAACTCGAGGGGAGCGATATATAGGTGATATTTGAGGGGTTGATATGTAGGTGAAATATGAGGGGTGATGTATAAGTGAGGTGTGAGGGGTGATATGTAAGTGAGAGGACAGAGGGGTGGTAAGTAAGTGAGATATGATAGTGTGATATATAGGTGAGATATGCTGGGTGATACATAAGTGAGAGGACGGTGGGGTGGTACATAAATGAGATATGAGAATGCAATATATAGGTGAGATATGAGGGGTGACATATAGATGAGGAATGATATATATTTGAGATATGAGAGTGTGATATATAGGTGAGATATGCTGGGTGATACATAAGTGAGAGGACGGTGGGGTGGTACATAAATGAGATATGAGAATGCAATATATAGGTGTGATATGAGGAATGATATATAGGTTAGATATGAGAGGTAATATATGAGGTATGATTGGTGATATATCAGTGAGAGTGTGATATATCAGTGAGAGTGAGGTAGGAGAGTGAGTGCATTAATGAGTGAGATAGGAGAGCATGTACATTTATCAGTGAGGTAGTGTTGCTCCCATGTGTATGGTCATAAGTTGGTATTATAAAACAAACAGGACATGAGTGTATGCAATAATAAACTTTATCATATTTCCAACATTGTGTTTGAAGTTTGCTGTTTATTCATCTCAGGACTTTAACCTTCGACTTGACCGTCAGTGGCTGAACAGGTTCTTATGGAGTGAAGGTCAAGATTCATCACTGGAAGCCAAGGATGAACAAGAGCTGCTTCAGATTTCAACCCCAGATACAAAAACTGGCCAGTTTATAGACTCTTTTCGGTACTTTTACCCTGACCAAAAAGATGCCTTCACCTGCTGGTGCACCCTGACATCATCAAGAGTCAACAACTATGGCACCCGGCTTGATTACATCCTTGGAGATGCAGAACTGATTAAAAGCAGCCTGAAGACTTGTGTCCAGATGGTGGATGTGCAGGGTTCAGACCATTGCCCTGTGAAGGCAGAATTCAGTCTAGATGGTGTGCCAGCAATTAAAGCTCCATCACTGTGCACAAAGTACATGCCTGAGTTTGCAGGAAAGCAGCAAAAGCTATCATCATTCTTTGTCAAAGCTGCAAAGAAGGAATCAACAAATGCTTCTGAGGAAGTCATTGAACTGACCAGCTCTCAGAGCTCACAAGAATCGAACAAAAGTGTTGAAGCCAACACCGACAAGAAGAGACCATTGGTGGAGGATTCCAGGAAACCTGTAGGGAAGAAACCTAAACTTGAATCAAAGAAGTCTTCTGAAGAAGGAAAGCAAGCAAACTTGATGAGTTTCTTCAGAAAAAAACCGACTGCCAATACCAAACCAGAATCTGTGAAACAAAAGTCAAATGCTGAGGAAAAATCTTCCCATATAACAAATGGGGAGAAGATCCAAGACAAGACAGTTGACAAGAAGCTTGCTGAAACTTCTGAGAAAGTGGTCAAGACCACGGACAAAAAACCTGAAACAGTGAAGTCTTCCAGCGCTGCATGGAAAGGTCTTCTGGGGGGGCTGGGCAAGCCACCATTATGCAAGGGCCATAAGGAAGCGTGTGTGATTCGGATGGTGAAGAAAGATGGTCCGAACAAGTTCAGACAATTTTATGTGTGTGCTCGAGCTGAGGGTCACAGTGGCAACCCAGAGGCAAGATGTGAACATTTTGAATGGTTGgacaagaataaaaaaaagaagCCATGATGCCTAACTGACACCAATAACTATACATGTGATTCTTATCAGGAATTTTGTGGGCATTATCAGAGTATGAAATACGCCAAAAACTCAGGAAGGCATCAGGGCAGGtaaattcaaaatgttaccagcccaaaAAGGATTTAACAAGACCACATCTAGTTAATTTACCCAGATGAAAAGAAGATCTAAAATTTTCACCAGACCATTGGACTGGCTAGCCGTAAATTTAGGCTGTCCGTCAGAAATCTAGCCCGCCTCGGCAGTCATActggccttatttcatacacttgtATCATACTGACACCCTTTCTGCATGTTTTTCAGAATGAACACATAGAGAGGGGTGTTTGATCATAAACGAATCACAAACTTTCAAATTTGTGTTCCAATTCACCTAGATGACAGAGTGAagagaattagttttttttatatttcattatCCATGTATCTTTACATTGAATGACAAGCGcattttttttacaaacatcacagaaatgctATTTTCCAAAGACATTGCCACACGTATATTAGAAACTTGAGAGAATAAATTTGCACAGAGACATTTGAGTTAATGTGTTATAGAATATATACGTTTTGCTAATCATAGAAAATGATCAATTCTCAAAATTTTATTCTTGTTGAATGGCTGTAAGCTGTGGTATTTTTGAGGTTATTGACATGTCTGGGAACTATGGATTTGGTACTTCTTTATCACTACATTGGTGTGAGTGAAATGTGTAAATTGAATTCCAAAGTTATCTTTCTTAACATCCACAGTGTTGATGACTTTGAAACTATGATACTTTGTATACTTTGTGTAAATGTGATCCTACATATCACTACTTTTACTGTGAACTTTTTCAAGTCAGCCAGTGAACCATCTTGACACCTTACTTCAATAATCACTGGTATCATTAATAAAAATTGGTAatctttcaaatgttttgagtgagtgagttttacgctgcttttaccaatatttcgcCTATATCAGcgtggga is a window from the Haliotis asinina isolate JCU_RB_2024 chromosome 9, JCU_Hal_asi_v2, whole genome shotgun sequence genome containing:
- the LOC137295784 gene encoding DNA-(apurinic or apyrimidinic site) endonuclease 2-like; this translates as MKILTWNVNGIRTRPSVKEDIESLDADILCFQETKVTRDMLEEPVAVIEGYNSYFSFSRKKTGYSGVATYCRESYTPVKAEEGLSGVLASGKGDVGCCGNLGYFGKEELESLDAEGRAIITQHTVRNSDGEVKDLAIINVYVPRVDCEREDRKEFKLRFLTLLQTRAEALLTQGSYVIVLGDINISHRMIDHCNPDSEDFNLRLDRQWLNRFLWSEGQDSSLEAKDEQELLQISTPDTKTGQFIDSFRYFYPDQKDAFTCWCTLTSSRVNNYGTRLDYILGDAELIKSSLKTCVQMVDVQGSDHCPVKAEFSLDGVPAIKAPSLCTKYMPEFAGKQQKLSSFFVKAAKKESTNASEEVIELTSSQSSQESNKSVEANTDKKRPLVEDSRKPVGKKPKLESKKSSEEGKQANLMSFFRKKPTANTKPESVKQKSNAEEKSSHITNGEKIQDKTVDKKLAETSEKVVKTTDKKPETVKSSSAAWKGLLGGLGKPPLCKGHKEACVIRMVKKDGPNKFRQFYVCARAEGHSGNPEARCEHFEWLDKNKKKKP